The Haematobia irritans isolate KBUSLIRL chromosome 1, ASM5000362v1, whole genome shotgun sequence DNA segment CTAAAATAGTAACTGCTCATCAATCAATTGCCCAACAAAATGATGTTGTATCTCGGTTTTCGTCATATTCAAGAGCTCTACGTGTTATTTCGTACGTATTCCGATTTTACCGGCATTCTCACCCCCAGCATAAAACCGATCAAGTTGTTCAGTCTATTGATTTGTCCCAAGCGGAGATTCAATTTGCAAAAACTCGTTTAATATCTCTAGCTCAACAACAATATTACCACACTGAATATGAAGCATTGTGTAACTCTAAAACACTTTCTCCCAAAAGCAGTTTATCAACTCTAAATCCATTCTTAGATTCCCAAAACATAATCAGAGCGAATGGTCGGTTGATTAACTCGTCTTTGCCATATAAGGAACGTTATCCCATAATACTTCCTGGCAATTCTCATTTTTGTCGCATTTACTTATTAcacttacatacatttttggctCATGGAGAATGCAATCAGATGTGCAGATTTGTTCAGACTGAATATTACATTTCTCGATTAAAACCCCGTGTAAAAGCAGTGATTCACAGGTGTAAAACTTGCTTAATTTATAAGCATAAACACAGTTCTCAGATTATGGCTCCATTACCACCGGACCGTTGCAACTTTTCCCCACCATTTCACGTTACTGGAATTGATTTTGCAGGGCCATTTGAGCTCAAAAGTTCGTCTCTAAGAAAGTCCCCATTAATTAAAGGCTATGTATGTGTTTTTGTGTGCTTTAGCACCAAAGCCATACACCTAGAAGTATGTTCTGACTTGTCGTCAGCAGCCTTCGAGGCTGCATTTGCTCGATTTGTGGGGAGGCGAGGGCTCCCTTGCAGGATATTCTCGGACAACGGTCGCAATTTTGTGGGAGCCAGTAGAACTCTGCTGCGAGAATTCACACACTTTCTTAAAACAGCCTCTAGCAACATATCTCAAAAATACGCAATACAGGGCTTCGAGTGGAAATTTATACCACCCCATGCACCTCATATGGGCGGCTTATGGGAAGCAGCCGTAAAAAGCTTCAAAACCCATTTTAAGAAACTCGCCGGCGCTCACCGGTTTACATTCGAGCAGTTTGCAACTCTTCTAGCACGAATAGAAGGAGTTTTGAATTCCCGTCCCATTTCAGCAATGACCGAAGATCCATCCGATCTCACCGCCTTAACTCCAGGCCATTTTTTGAGAGGATCTCCCTTACTAGCATTCCCTGAACCAATGTCTTCGAAGTTGTCTCTTATCAATAAATGGACAAAACTAAAAGCTCTCCACCATCAGTTTTCGATTCGATGGAGGGAAGACTATCTAAAAGCAATGCACAAACGTTACAAGTGGAAGTCACCCTTGCCTGATTTAAATATAAACGActtagtagttgttattgatgattTACTCCCCCCTTACGAATGGCTTTTGGGCCGTATCGTAAAAACTTATTCTGGTTCGGACAGTAAAGTTCGAGTAGCTGATGTACGTACTGAAAATGGAACTATAACAAGACCCATAGCGAAGCTATGCTATTTGCCCTTCTCAAATACTACCGATGACACTCACACAAATAATAACTAACTCCAAATGCCATGAACATACTACTCATTACACTAACATTTGCACAAGCTAACAACATCTCATACTTTCAGATCGTCAATATCTAGCAACCGGAGGTCTCCAAACTTTTACAAGTGCAAACTGTGTAACAAATTCCACTCATTGAAAGTGTGCCCGAAGTTCTTGAAGATGACTCCCAAACAACGCAATATTTTGGTACTGCGAGAAGTTTACTGCGTAAATTGCCTTGCCAGAAGCCACCGTTTTCGTGATTGTCGGTCAGAAAATATGTGTAGAAAATGTGGAAGACCGCACAACAcccttttgcatccaaattatcAACAACGAAAATCTAAATCAGCAACCAACAACACCAATGAGCAGCGAAGCAACAACGCCATCACATCCAGAACCAACACCAATGGGTCACAGGAAACCTCACCAAACCAAAAGATTCTTTCTGAGGCTATTCGTGCCTTAGCATCGGTTTTATGTTCCTCGTCGGAATAAGTTCGAGGTGGCAGCATGTCTAACCTTGCGTTTAGACTTATATACACTTATATACATTTCCGTTAAATATCTTGAATTAACTGAATTTATTATGAATTATGGTGAATTGTTAATGTATCTATGAAGTTTAAACTTATCGAAATTACCAATTACTTAAACTATTGTGAATGAACACTCATAGacaacatatatgtatgtaggtTTCTTGTTAAGATTAACAACATACAATGATTCTATTCTTTTTGATAACCCAAACGGTGAGCATTCTCTAACTccctaataaaaccaaaatcctCATTTGTAACCCTCGACTTTGTGTCTTTTTTTTCTTACCTCTTGGTTTTCTGTGTATGTGATGTCATAATTTCTCATGCTCTGAGAAATTATGACCACTGATTGACGTCCATTTCTCCTAGTGTAAAGGGAAACATCCACCTGCTGTCCCATAAACCTATAATACAGTCCACAACAACCACACTCGGAATTGGTGTCCACTCTGTACTCTGCCCACTATCATCGTCGCTAATTCCCCCCTTAACCTATCATTTTTaaacaatagtaaaaaatttaccaatttttgtagaattctaccaactgtgccaACCCTTCTGGGCgtttcaaatatatacactatcttataatactctgttcctcaGAGTGGCGGAAAAAATCACACTTCACgttatttcttcaatgtccaCTGTTTATAATTTTAAGAGTTGAATCTGAGAATCATTTAGGAcagaataactctatatagagtaattATGATGAAAAGGTACCAAATGGCTCACGGTCGTGCCTCTGTGCTTTTGTCGAAAtgtcgaaatgtatcaaaaaaaaagcacaaaagtgtcaactttatcaaccctgatccagatatttggaaaatggttctggaaaaatgtttgacactcattttggtcaaatatttgcctggtgtgaccatagcattaaaaaagtcttaaaattaACTGGGATGTTTATTTTGGATGATTTTGcatatttggtttaatttttttaataaatttttaaaaatgtttttctctaatATCTTGGTTGCTTCCTGGCATTTAGATATACAAATTATGAAGTCTATTATATGTTTACTATAATCTGGAATTTAGaacttatatctatatctgatagGCAATCTAACATAAAAGAGTGCATATTCCTACCAAATCATATAGTATTGGGCTATAGTAtttagaaattacatttaataATCTAAAATATGCGTATCTTCTATTGTTACTCGATTTTGTAGGAGAAGAATATATTCaatccaaaaacaaaatcataataataatagCATAATTAGTTCAgtatgcatttaaaaaaaaaatctcctcaTACCATAACTGAAAACCAAATCggcaaattttggtatataagcggaacaaaatttccaaatcacTATCATTCACTTCTTGTCTTTAATTCTGAATAAAACAACCCAAAACATTTGCACTCAAACAGTCATGGCTTTCAAAGTAAGTTCGGTGCTATACGAGTACATCAACAATTTTGATCCACTGACCATACCGTTCAATcatggttttttgttttattttattattccagTTTGTTTTCGCACTTGCTTTTGTAGCTGTGGCCAGCGCTGGTTATGCTCCTGTGACCTATCAGTCAGCTCCAGTTGCTTACCATTCTGCCCCTGTGGCTGTAGCCCAAAAAGTCGTTGTCAAATCCGAGGAATACGATCCTCATCCTCAGTACAAATTCTCTTATGGTGTTGAAGACAAATTGACTGGAGATTCCAAGAGCCAAGCTGAAGAACGTGATGGTGAAGCTGTTCGTGGTGAATACTCGTTGATTGATGCTGATGGTTACAAACGTACCGTTCATTATACAGCCGATGATGCCAATGGTTTCAATGCTGTTGTCCAACGTGAACCTTTGGTTAAATCTGTAGCTGTAGCTCCTGTCCACTATGCTGCTCCCGCTGTTGTCAAGACTGTTTCCCCTGTGGCCCATTATGCCACTCCCGCTGTTGTCAAGACCTTAGCTCCAGTGGCCCACTATGCTGCCCCTCATTACGAGCATCCTGTTAGCCACTATGCCGCCCCTGCTGTTGTCAAGCATGTAGCTCCCGTTGCCCATTATGCTGCACCAGCTGTTGTTAAGACAGTTGCTCCTGTAGCTCACTATGCCGCCCCAGCTCATTATTCTTCATACGAAACTCCCACTTACAGTTATCATCACTAAACATTCATATAATTGTTGATTGTATTTATCGTTAACTATGtttaaatatgtatttatttagaTAATTATAGCAAAATGAATTCACAGAattctcaaaaatcaaaaagtttGTATTACTTTTTTCCTCACATTATAAAGGTGGTCAAATAAGTACTTAGCctgttaaataacaaaaaaatgatcatggggctatatattttttgacaGGACCTGCTTTGAACTCAATAAACCTGGTACAATGATTCTCTATACAGAGAACAGTatagacctaatatgaaagattatataaactaaattttatgacacaacttgcaattttttttagatgaaaaaaaaaatattaaacgaaagttcataatcttggagttaaataacaaaaaacattgtGGGCGTGTGgcgatatattttttaacagatCCTGGTCTGAACTCGTTAAACCTGGTACAACGATGCTCCACATAGAGGACAGTATAGacttaatatgaaaaattatacaacctaaattttatgacACAAGTGCAAGtagcaagtttttttttttttttttaaatcaaaa contains these protein-coding regions:
- the LOC142222277 gene encoding uncharacterized protein LOC142222277, translating into MVHSRRGYSNERRASSNTNKEDRRSSISSNRRSPNFYKCKLCNKFHSLKVCPKFLKMTPKQRNILVLREVYCVNCLARSHRFRDCRSENMCRKCGRPHNTLLHPNYQQRKSKSATNNTNEQRSNNAITSRTNTNGSQETSPNQKILSEAIRALASVLCSSSE
- the LOC142233576 gene encoding larval cuticle protein A3A-like translates to MVFCFILLFQFVFALAFVAVASAGYAPVTYQSAPVAYHSAPVAVAQKVVVKSEEYDPHPQYKFSYGVEDKLTGDSKSQAEERDGEAVRGEYSLIDADGYKRTVHYTADDANGFNAVVQREPLVKSVAVAPVHYAAPAVVKTVSPVAHYATPAVVKTLAPVAHYAAPHYEHPVSHYAAPAVVKHVAPVAHYAAPAVVKTVAPVAHYAAPAHYSSYETPTYSYHH